In the Kribbella sp. NBC_00482 genome, one interval contains:
- a CDS encoding helix-turn-helix domain-containing protein, giving the protein MAGRSVVGPTALRMMLGSHLRELRERAGVTRSDAGWAIRASESKISRLELGRVGFKERDVDDLLTLYGVQDARERDRLLELAREANDPGWWHRYGDVTPEWFDSYLGLEATAELIRTYEIQFVPGLLQTADYARAVAQLTPGGARTDNEIERVVALRTRRQRVLDREPPLKLWAVIEESVLHRPIGGPDVLRNQLGALREAVTRPNVTVQIIPLESTGHAATGGAFSLLRFPQRDLPDIVYLEHLTSALYLDKRDDVEAYTQALDLLASTSPSPQQTEHELTRLLERLPA; this is encoded by the coding sequence ATGGCGGGGCGAAGTGTGGTGGGGCCGACGGCGCTGCGGATGATGCTCGGGAGTCATCTGCGGGAGCTGCGTGAGCGCGCCGGCGTCACTCGCTCCGATGCCGGCTGGGCGATCCGCGCTTCGGAGTCGAAGATCAGCCGCCTCGAGCTCGGCCGGGTCGGGTTCAAGGAACGCGACGTCGACGATCTGCTGACGTTGTACGGCGTACAGGACGCACGCGAGCGCGATCGGCTGCTGGAGCTCGCCCGAGAGGCCAACGACCCGGGCTGGTGGCATCGGTACGGCGACGTCACGCCCGAGTGGTTCGACTCGTATCTCGGGCTCGAGGCGACCGCCGAACTGATCCGGACGTACGAGATCCAGTTCGTGCCCGGCCTCTTGCAGACCGCGGATTACGCACGCGCCGTCGCGCAGCTCACGCCGGGCGGCGCTCGTACCGACAACGAGATCGAGCGGGTCGTCGCTCTGCGCACCCGTCGGCAACGTGTGCTCGACCGCGAGCCGCCCCTCAAGCTCTGGGCCGTCATCGAGGAGTCCGTGCTGCACCGGCCGATCGGCGGTCCCGACGTACTGCGCAACCAGCTCGGCGCGCTCCGCGAAGCCGTCACCCGCCCCAACGTGACCGTGCAGATCATCCCCCTCGAAAGCACCGGCCACGCTGCGACCGGCGGCGCCTTCAGCCTGCTCCGCTTCCCGCAACGCGACCTGCCCGACATCGTCTACCTGGAACACCTCACCAGCGCGCTCTACCTGGACAAACGCGACGACGTAGAGGCCTACACCCAGGCCCTGGACCTCCTGGCCTCGACCAGCCCCTCCCCCCAACAAACCGAACACGAGCTGACCCGGCTGCTGGAGCGCTTGCCGGCCTGA
- a CDS encoding class I SAM-dependent methyltransferase → MSEDPDVVSRRIARESLDRDDPTGWFENLYAAAAEGSAVVPWDRGTAHQLLLEWVQESAPDGADKTALIVGAGTGWDAELIADRGYDTTAFDISPSAIETAHRNHPDSKAHYRVADLLAPPADWHHAFDLVVEIYTVQALPIALQPEAVKHVTSLVAPGGTLLVIAAARPDDQPDDDIQGPPWPLTRATIQSFAAADLRLIQLSQSPSPADASVLRWRAEYLRD, encoded by the coding sequence ATGAGTGAGGACCCGGATGTCGTGTCGCGGCGGATCGCGCGCGAGTCGCTCGACCGGGACGACCCGACCGGCTGGTTCGAGAACCTGTACGCCGCCGCAGCCGAGGGCTCCGCGGTCGTCCCGTGGGATCGCGGTACGGCGCACCAATTGCTGCTCGAGTGGGTCCAGGAGTCCGCGCCGGACGGTGCGGACAAGACGGCGCTGATCGTCGGCGCGGGCACCGGATGGGACGCCGAGCTGATCGCGGACCGCGGGTACGACACGACCGCGTTCGACATCTCCCCCAGCGCGATCGAGACCGCGCACCGGAACCACCCGGACTCGAAGGCGCACTATCGCGTCGCCGATCTGCTGGCGCCACCGGCCGACTGGCACCACGCGTTCGATCTCGTCGTCGAGATCTACACCGTGCAGGCGCTCCCGATCGCACTGCAGCCCGAGGCCGTCAAGCACGTCACGTCGCTCGTGGCCCCCGGAGGCACCTTGCTGGTCATCGCTGCCGCACGGCCCGACGACCAGCCCGACGACGACATCCAAGGTCCGCCCTGGCCGCTCACGCGCGCGACGATTCAGTCGTTCGCCGCTGCGGATCTCCGGCTCATCCAGCTCAGCCAGTCGCCCAGCCCGGCAGACGCAAGCGTCCTGCGCTGGCGGGCCGAGTACCTGCGCGACTAA
- a CDS encoding ATP-dependent DNA ligase: protein MLLTEVVETSAALAGTRSRLKKAEFIAGLLSKATEPAEIEIVVTYLSGELRQRRTGVGWRTLMDAPDPAAEPALTVEEVDATFAELAEMSGTGVQARRRAAVDGLFGRATADEQQFLRLLVGGELRQGALDGVMADAVARATGIPLDKIRAAAMLRGAAAPVAVAVLTEGEAGLAQFGLEVGRGVQPMLAQSATSVAEALEKTGTPAALEWKLDGIRIQAHRDGEKVVVYTRTLDDITTRVPEVVAAVLALDAQQVVLDGELIALRSDGRPEPFQVTGSRTATRAATGPESVPLTPYFFDILHQDGEDLLGLDGATRQDWLAKLVPEERRVPRLVTDDAEAGQAFFAEAVRRGHEGVVVKSLTVPYEAGRRGSGWVKVKQTHTLDLLVLAAEWGHGRRTGWLSNLHLGARDAETGEFVMLGKTFKGLTDELLRWQTERFQELAVRRDDWAVYLRPEVVVEIAFDGVQTSPRYPAGMALRFARVIRYREDKRPTDVDTVQTVREIHLGPGTAEESVGDE from the coding sequence ATGTTGCTCACCGAGGTGGTCGAGACGTCGGCCGCGCTGGCCGGGACCCGGTCGCGGCTGAAGAAGGCCGAGTTCATCGCCGGCTTGTTGTCCAAGGCCACCGAACCCGCCGAGATCGAGATCGTCGTGACGTACCTGTCGGGCGAGCTGCGGCAGCGGCGTACCGGGGTGGGCTGGCGGACGCTGATGGACGCACCGGATCCCGCCGCTGAGCCGGCGTTGACGGTCGAGGAGGTCGACGCCACGTTCGCGGAGCTGGCGGAGATGTCGGGCACCGGCGTCCAGGCTCGCCGACGGGCGGCCGTGGACGGGTTGTTCGGGCGGGCGACAGCGGACGAGCAGCAGTTCCTGCGATTGCTCGTCGGTGGTGAGCTACGACAGGGCGCGCTCGACGGCGTGATGGCGGATGCGGTTGCGCGCGCGACGGGCATTCCGCTGGACAAGATTCGGGCTGCGGCGATGTTGCGCGGGGCGGCTGCTCCGGTCGCGGTCGCCGTACTGACCGAGGGCGAGGCTGGGCTCGCGCAGTTCGGGCTCGAAGTCGGTCGCGGGGTGCAGCCGATGCTCGCGCAGTCGGCGACGAGTGTGGCGGAGGCGTTGGAGAAGACAGGTACGCCGGCCGCGCTCGAGTGGAAGCTGGACGGGATCCGGATTCAGGCGCACCGGGACGGCGAGAAGGTCGTCGTCTACACGCGGACGCTCGACGACATCACTACGCGGGTGCCTGAGGTGGTGGCCGCCGTGCTCGCGCTTGATGCGCAGCAGGTCGTGCTCGACGGCGAGCTCATCGCGTTGCGGTCCGATGGCCGGCCGGAGCCGTTCCAGGTGACGGGGTCGCGGACGGCGACCCGGGCTGCGACGGGGCCGGAATCGGTGCCGCTCACGCCGTACTTCTTCGACATCCTGCATCAGGACGGTGAGGATCTGCTCGGGCTCGACGGGGCGACGCGACAGGATTGGCTGGCGAAGCTCGTGCCCGAGGAGCGGCGTGTGCCGCGGCTCGTGACCGATGACGCGGAGGCCGGTCAGGCGTTCTTCGCGGAGGCGGTGCGCCGCGGACACGAGGGTGTGGTGGTGAAGTCGCTGACCGTGCCGTACGAGGCCGGCCGGCGCGGTTCCGGATGGGTCAAGGTCAAACAGACGCACACGCTCGACCTGCTCGTGCTGGCGGCGGAGTGGGGTCACGGGCGGCGGACGGGCTGGTTGTCGAACCTGCATCTGGGCGCGCGGGACGCGGAGACCGGCGAGTTCGTGATGCTCGGGAAGACGTTCAAGGGGCTCACGGACGAGCTGCTGCGGTGGCAGACCGAGCGGTTCCAGGAGCTCGCCGTACGGCGCGACGACTGGGCCGTTTACCTCCGGCCGGAGGTGGTCGTGGAGATCGCGTTCGACGGCGTACAGACCTCTCCGCGGTATCCGGCCGGGATGGCGCTGCGGTTCGCCCGCGTGATCCGGTATCGCGAGGACAAGCGGCCTACCGACGTTGATACCGTGCAGACGGTGCGCGAGATTCACCTCGGACCCGGTACCGCAGAAGAGAGTGTGGGCGATGAGTGA
- a CDS encoding Dyp-type peroxidase: MVTEPTLGENRQTDALPQSVLMPLSGSAIFLVVQVEPGGEDRTRDLLERLSGLVRSVGFRVPAGNLSCVTSIGSEVWDRLFGGPRPAELHPFVELKGATHHAPSTPGDLLFHIRAAHQDQCFELAGQIMNVLDGAATVVDEVHGFKYFEMRDLLGFVDGTENPTGSEAHAAVLIGGEDPDFRGGSYVIVQKYLHDLKAWNTLTVEQQELAVGRTKLDDIELDDAKKPGNAHIVLNVIEDDDGNELQILRDNMPFGTIGTQDFGTYFIGYAKTPAVTELMLRRMFIGVPEGNHDRLLDFSTAVTGCLFFTPPAAFLDDLPPAP, translated from the coding sequence GTGGTTACTGAACCGACGCTCGGGGAGAACCGGCAGACCGACGCGCTGCCCCAGTCCGTGCTGATGCCGTTGAGCGGTTCCGCCATCTTTCTGGTCGTCCAGGTGGAGCCGGGCGGCGAGGACCGGACCCGGGACCTGCTGGAGCGGCTGAGCGGTCTCGTGCGTTCGGTCGGGTTCCGTGTACCGGCCGGCAATCTCTCCTGTGTCACCAGCATCGGCTCGGAGGTCTGGGACCGTCTGTTCGGCGGTCCGCGCCCGGCCGAGCTGCACCCGTTCGTCGAACTCAAGGGCGCCACGCACCACGCGCCGTCGACGCCGGGCGATCTGCTCTTCCACATCCGGGCCGCGCACCAGGATCAGTGCTTCGAGCTGGCCGGCCAGATCATGAACGTGCTCGACGGCGCGGCGACGGTCGTCGACGAGGTGCACGGCTTCAAGTACTTCGAGATGCGCGACCTGCTCGGCTTCGTCGACGGTACCGAGAACCCGACCGGCAGCGAGGCGCACGCCGCTGTCCTGATCGGCGGCGAGGACCCGGACTTCCGCGGCGGGAGCTACGTGATCGTGCAGAAGTACCTGCACGACCTGAAGGCCTGGAACACGCTGACCGTCGAGCAGCAGGAGCTCGCCGTCGGCCGGACCAAGCTCGACGACATCGAGCTCGACGACGCCAAGAAGCCCGGCAACGCGCACATCGTGCTGAACGTGATCGAGGACGACGACGGCAACGAACTGCAGATCCTGCGCGACAACATGCCGTTCGGCACCATCGGCACGCAGGACTTCGGCACCTACTTCATCGGGTACGCCAAGACGCCGGCGGTGACCGAGCTGATGCTCCGGCGGATGTTCATCGGGGTACCCGAGGGCAACCACGACCGGCTCCTCGACTTCTCCACCGCGGTCACCGGTTGCCTGTTCTTCACCCCACCCGCAGCCTTCCTGGACGACCTCCCGCCGGCACCCTGA
- a CDS encoding CPBP family intramembrane glutamic endopeptidase — MDPQQPGPSPHPGPYSQPGQPPPPPPHTGPYPQHPQQYPPPYQQQYGAYPPVYANREPRTVPAPAGTPYHRLARTPKHAWWRPFVGSLLLGLFAFVLTSLIVVVWVIAHRTLAGPLPEPSGTDIFPSDTENLAVTLVMLGVLTPLVGLVAWMVQRRPFWSVASVLNRIRWRWLLWCCLPAVGYIALSFAMGVLVDAVSPADESIGTAGGDWIGFSAFVVPALVILFLVPFQSAAEEFVFRGWLIQAVGAYGPDDPNGRARWLRRLFRSPWPGIVVGGVAFASAHGYIGWAMADIFMFAVVVGWLTVRTGGLEAAIALHVLNNLIAFLLPAATGRGDQWNVQGDAPWTLFVADIPCLAFYAIAVTWLARRQEIRRLS, encoded by the coding sequence ATGGACCCGCAGCAGCCCGGACCGTCTCCGCACCCGGGCCCATACTCCCAGCCGGGACAGCCACCGCCACCGCCGCCCCACACCGGCCCATATCCGCAGCACCCGCAGCAATACCCGCCGCCTTACCAGCAGCAGTACGGCGCCTACCCGCCTGTGTACGCGAACCGCGAGCCGCGAACAGTCCCGGCACCCGCAGGTACGCCGTACCACCGGCTGGCCCGTACGCCGAAGCACGCCTGGTGGCGGCCCTTCGTCGGATCTCTCCTGCTGGGCCTCTTCGCGTTCGTCCTGACGTCGCTGATCGTGGTCGTCTGGGTGATCGCGCACCGGACCCTGGCCGGACCGCTGCCGGAGCCGAGCGGCACGGACATCTTCCCGAGCGACACCGAGAACCTCGCCGTGACGCTGGTGATGCTCGGCGTCCTGACCCCGCTCGTCGGCCTGGTCGCGTGGATGGTCCAGCGCCGGCCGTTCTGGAGCGTCGCCTCGGTGCTGAACAGGATCCGCTGGCGCTGGCTGCTGTGGTGCTGCCTGCCGGCGGTCGGCTATATCGCGCTCTCGTTCGCGATGGGTGTACTGGTCGACGCGGTGTCTCCCGCCGACGAGTCGATCGGGACCGCCGGAGGAGACTGGATCGGCTTCAGTGCGTTCGTCGTACCGGCGCTGGTGATTCTGTTCCTGGTGCCGTTCCAGTCGGCGGCCGAGGAGTTCGTGTTCCGCGGCTGGCTGATCCAGGCCGTCGGCGCCTACGGGCCGGACGACCCGAACGGGCGGGCGCGCTGGTTGCGGAGGCTCTTCCGCTCGCCCTGGCCCGGCATCGTCGTGGGCGGCGTGGCGTTCGCGTCTGCCCACGGGTACATCGGCTGGGCGATGGCGGACATCTTCATGTTCGCGGTGGTGGTCGGCTGGCTGACGGTCCGGACCGGGGGACTGGAGGCCGCGATCGCCCTGCACGTCCTGAACAACCTGATCGCCTTCCTGTTGCCCGCGGCAACGGGTCGCGGCGACCAGTGGAACGTACAGGGAGATGCCCCGTGGACGCTGTTCGTCGCGGACATTCCCTGCCTGGCGTTCTACGCGATCGCGGTGACCTGGCTGGCCCGCAGGCAGGAGATCCGCCGGCTGAGCTGA
- a CDS encoding HAD family hydrolase, which yields MTNAKIEAVLFDWGGTLATWHDISLHETWRAVSVLLDEDNAEELAARLVAAEGSVWRRSRDEHRSSTLEEVCSLAEVVMTPAALAEYERQWDPHTELEPDAVDTLQALRNRGLKVGVLSNTIWPRRRHEEVFARDGVLDLLDGAVYTSEIPHTKPHPEAFLAAMRAVGVSEPSRCLFVGDRLFDDVWGAQNVGMRAAHLPHSAIPTEQIGHTEGTPDATVQRLSELIPLIDSWNEAAA from the coding sequence GTGACGAACGCGAAGATCGAAGCCGTCCTGTTCGACTGGGGCGGCACGCTGGCAACCTGGCACGACATCTCTCTGCACGAGACGTGGCGGGCCGTGTCCGTGCTGCTCGACGAGGACAACGCCGAAGAGTTGGCGGCCCGGCTGGTCGCGGCCGAGGGCTCCGTGTGGCGGCGTTCACGCGACGAGCACCGAAGCAGCACCCTCGAGGAGGTGTGCTCGCTGGCCGAGGTGGTGATGACGCCCGCGGCGCTGGCGGAGTACGAGCGGCAGTGGGACCCGCACACGGAGCTGGAGCCGGACGCGGTCGACACCCTGCAGGCGCTCCGCAACCGCGGTCTCAAGGTCGGCGTCCTGTCGAACACGATCTGGCCGCGGCGGCGGCACGAGGAGGTCTTCGCGCGCGACGGCGTACTGGACCTGCTCGACGGAGCGGTCTACACCAGCGAGATCCCGCACACCAAGCCGCACCCGGAGGCGTTCCTGGCCGCGATGCGGGCGGTCGGGGTGTCCGAGCCGTCCCGGTGCCTGTTCGTCGGCGACAGGTTGTTCGACGACGTCTGGGGCGCGCAGAACGTCGGGATGCGCGCGGCGCACCTGCCGCACAGCGCGATCCCGACCGAGCAGATCGGGCACACGGAAGGTACGCCGGACGCGACCGTCCAGCGCCTGTCCGAGCTGATCCCGCTGATCGACTCCTGGAACGAAGCAGCCGCCTAA
- a CDS encoding endonuclease/exonuclease/phosphatase family protein: MFTTRRRLAALVAAAVAGLTLSSGVSQAAPTSAEATAAGPLHVMSYNLRYASDTPPNTWADRRPVMREQLRQARPQLIGTQEGLYSQLQDISSDLGPAYDSIGLGREGGSKGEFMMIFFDQRRLQPLEYDHFWLSDTPDVIGSQTWGGCCPRMVTWVRFKDKATSKEFYAVNTHLEAYDATARSKSADLILQRIAGFDPALPVILTADYNEAAKPGLTVYDKLVTSGKFADSWVTAERRSALYATFHGYKPLTPNGDRIDWILTTPGLRVSKANINTFSKDGQFPSDHLAVESWIHWG, encoded by the coding sequence ATGTTCACCACGCGCCGTCGGCTCGCCGCGCTCGTCGCGGCGGCCGTCGCCGGCCTGACGCTCAGCAGCGGTGTGTCACAAGCCGCGCCAACCTCAGCCGAGGCAACAGCCGCTGGTCCACTGCACGTGATGTCGTACAACCTGAGGTACGCCAGCGACACCCCGCCGAACACCTGGGCGGACCGGCGTCCGGTGATGCGGGAGCAGTTGCGGCAGGCCCGCCCGCAGCTCATCGGCACCCAGGAGGGCCTGTACTCCCAGCTCCAGGACATCTCCTCCGACCTCGGCCCGGCGTACGACTCGATCGGCCTGGGGCGGGAGGGCGGCAGCAAGGGGGAGTTCATGATGATCTTCTTCGACCAGCGCCGCCTGCAGCCGCTCGAGTACGACCACTTCTGGCTGTCGGACACCCCGGACGTGATCGGCTCCCAGACCTGGGGCGGCTGCTGCCCGCGGATGGTGACGTGGGTGCGCTTCAAGGACAAGGCGACGTCGAAGGAGTTCTACGCGGTCAACACACACCTGGAGGCGTACGACGCGACGGCCCGCTCGAAGTCCGCCGACCTGATCCTGCAGCGGATCGCCGGCTTCGACCCCGCGCTGCCGGTGATCCTCACCGCGGACTACAACGAGGCCGCCAAGCCGGGGCTGACCGTGTACGACAAGCTCGTGACGAGCGGGAAGTTCGCCGACAGTTGGGTGACGGCCGAGCGCCGCAGCGCCCTGTACGCGACGTTCCACGGGTACAAGCCGCTGACACCGAACGGGGACCGGATCGACTGGATCCTCACCACTCCGGGGCTGCGTGTCTCGAAGGCGAACATCAACACCTTCAGCAAGGACGGGCAGTTCCCGAGTGACCACCTTGCGGTGGAGTCGTGGATCCACTGGGGCTGA
- a CDS encoding sigma-70 family RNA polymerase sigma factor, translating to MARMARVRSTDDGIDGKDSVGLYLEEIARTPLLTAEEEVELAETVEAGLLAEQLLAEGRVGRKKGGAPKYATEEELEWLAEEGQRAQQRFVTANLRLVVSIARRYGRSQMPLLDLVQEGNTGLIRAVEKFDYRKGFKFSTYATWWVRQAITRGIAQQARVVRLPVHVVEQLNQIGSARRTLERKLGREPEIDEIAAELNLDPERVTELIRIGRDHISLNSPVDDEGETSLGDLIAAETAPGPDQLVADASDRSGLFSLVDQLDPRSADVIRRRYGLHDGRQAKLADIGAVHGISAERVRQIEREALGRLRLMADPTLAA from the coding sequence GTGGCTCGCATGGCTCGTGTCCGGTCCACGGACGACGGTATCGACGGCAAGGACAGCGTCGGTCTCTACCTCGAGGAGATCGCTCGCACTCCTTTGCTGACAGCTGAGGAAGAAGTCGAGCTCGCTGAGACGGTCGAAGCAGGACTCCTTGCGGAGCAACTGCTGGCCGAGGGGCGGGTTGGACGTAAGAAGGGCGGAGCGCCCAAATATGCCACGGAGGAGGAGCTGGAGTGGCTGGCCGAAGAGGGCCAGCGCGCGCAGCAGCGGTTCGTGACCGCGAACCTCCGGCTCGTGGTGTCGATCGCTCGCCGCTACGGACGTTCCCAGATGCCCTTGCTGGACCTGGTCCAGGAAGGCAACACGGGACTCATCCGCGCGGTGGAGAAGTTCGACTACCGAAAGGGTTTCAAGTTCTCGACGTACGCGACCTGGTGGGTGCGGCAGGCCATCACCCGCGGTATCGCGCAGCAGGCCCGGGTGGTCCGGCTGCCGGTGCACGTGGTGGAGCAGCTGAACCAGATCGGGTCGGCACGGCGCACACTGGAGCGCAAGCTCGGGCGGGAGCCGGAGATCGACGAGATCGCAGCCGAGCTGAACCTGGATCCGGAGCGGGTCACGGAACTGATCCGTATCGGCCGGGACCACATCAGCCTGAACAGCCCGGTCGACGACGAGGGTGAGACCTCGCTGGGTGACCTGATCGCGGCCGAGACCGCGCCGGGTCCGGACCAGCTGGTCGCCGACGCGTCGGACCGTTCGGGACTGTTCAGTCTGGTCGACCAGCTCGACCCGCGGTCCGCGGACGTGATCCGGCGCCGCTACGGTCTGCACGACGGCCGCCAGGCCAAGTTGGCCGACATCGGCGCGGTGCACGGCATCTCCGCCGAGCGGGTCCGCCAGATCGAGCGCGAGGCACTGGGTCGCCTCCGCCTGATGGCAGACCCGACGCTGGCCGCGTAA
- a CDS encoding S9 family peptidase gives MSEISSSVTPPVAARKPVERVHHGDVFVDEYEWLRDKSDDEVLGYLRAENTYTEARTAHLESLREAIFKEISDRTLQTDLSVPARRGGYWYYSRTIEGRQYSLHCRVKVDGDQPPATDGEIAGEEVMLDGNEVAGDSEFFSLGTVDVSPDGRLLAYSVDLKGDERFTLRIKDLDTGELLPDELPEVHYGSAWSADGSTIFYTKVDDAWRPYQVWRHTLGAADDVLVMEEPDERFWVGVDLTRNEQAIMIALGSKLTSEVWLLDAQNPTGDPVVVAARREGVEYDVEHAGDQLLITHNADAANFSLASAPLDSPGDWTALIEGDETSRLLGADAFADHVILYRRRNALTELAIMRRTNDGFGDPEVLEFDEPIYTVSPGRNDEWHDTRYRFGYTSLVTPGSTYDVDVATGERRLLKQQPVLGDVDLTAYTQYREWATAPDGTKVPISMVARKDVAKDGNAPVVLYGYGSYETSVDPWFSIPRLSLLDRGVVFAIAHIRGGGELGRHWYDDGKTLTKRNTFTDFVAAAEHLVQAGWTRPERIVAQGGSAGGLLMGAVANLAPQAFGGIVAEVPFVDALTTILDPSLPLTVIEWEEWGNPLEDPAVYEYMKSYSPYENVTAQHYPRILAITSLNDTRVFFVEPAKWVAKLRATASGDTDVLLKTEMDAGHGGRSGRYDAWREVAFSLSWELDTLGLS, from the coding sequence ATGTCTGAGATTTCTTCTTCTGTGACGCCGCCGGTCGCTGCGCGGAAGCCGGTTGAGCGGGTGCATCACGGTGATGTGTTCGTCGACGAGTACGAGTGGTTGCGCGACAAGAGCGATGACGAGGTGCTGGGGTACCTGCGGGCCGAGAACACGTACACCGAGGCCCGGACGGCGCACCTGGAATCGTTGCGTGAGGCAATCTTCAAGGAGATCTCGGACCGGACGCTGCAGACCGACCTGAGCGTTCCGGCCAGGCGCGGCGGGTACTGGTACTACTCGCGCACGATCGAGGGCCGGCAGTACTCGCTGCACTGCCGGGTCAAGGTGGACGGCGACCAGCCACCGGCCACCGACGGCGAGATCGCGGGCGAAGAGGTCATGCTCGACGGCAACGAGGTGGCCGGCGACTCCGAGTTCTTCTCGCTCGGCACGGTCGACGTGTCCCCCGACGGGCGCCTGCTGGCGTACTCCGTCGACCTCAAGGGCGACGAGCGGTTCACGCTGCGGATCAAGGACCTCGACACCGGCGAGCTGCTGCCGGACGAGCTGCCCGAGGTGCACTACGGCTCGGCCTGGTCCGCCGACGGATCGACGATCTTCTACACCAAGGTCGACGACGCCTGGCGCCCGTACCAGGTCTGGCGGCACACCCTCGGCGCGGCCGATGACGTGCTGGTGATGGAAGAACCGGACGAGCGGTTCTGGGTCGGCGTCGACCTGACGCGCAACGAGCAGGCGATCATGATCGCGCTCGGCAGCAAGCTCACCAGTGAGGTCTGGCTGCTCGACGCCCAGAACCCGACGGGTGACCCGGTCGTGGTCGCGGCCCGCCGCGAAGGCGTCGAGTACGACGTCGAGCACGCCGGCGACCAGCTCCTGATCACGCACAACGCCGACGCCGCCAACTTCTCGCTGGCCTCCGCGCCACTCGACTCCCCCGGCGACTGGACGGCCTTGATCGAGGGCGACGAGACCAGCCGCCTGCTCGGCGCGGACGCGTTCGCCGACCACGTCATCCTGTACCGGCGCCGCAACGCGCTCACCGAGCTCGCGATCATGCGACGTACCAACGACGGTTTCGGCGATCCCGAAGTACTGGAGTTCGACGAGCCGATCTACACCGTGTCGCCCGGCCGCAACGACGAGTGGCACGACACCCGGTACCGGTTCGGCTACACCTCCCTCGTCACCCCGGGTTCGACGTACGACGTGGACGTCGCGACCGGCGAGCGGCGACTGCTCAAGCAGCAGCCCGTCCTCGGTGACGTGGACCTCACCGCGTATACGCAGTACCGCGAGTGGGCGACGGCTCCGGACGGTACGAAGGTGCCGATCTCGATGGTCGCACGCAAGGACGTCGCGAAGGACGGGAACGCGCCGGTCGTGCTGTACGGGTACGGCTCGTACGAGACGTCCGTCGACCCGTGGTTCTCGATCCCGCGGCTCTCGCTGCTCGACCGCGGCGTGGTGTTCGCGATCGCGCACATCCGCGGCGGCGGCGAGCTCGGCCGGCACTGGTACGACGACGGCAAGACGCTCACCAAGCGGAACACGTTCACGGATTTCGTGGCGGCCGCGGAACACCTGGTGCAGGCCGGCTGGACCAGGCCGGAACGGATCGTCGCCCAGGGCGGCAGCGCCGGCGGACTGCTGATGGGCGCGGTCGCGAACCTGGCCCCGCAGGCATTCGGCGGAATCGTCGCGGAAGTGCCGTTCGTGGACGCGTTGACGACGATTCTGGACCCGTCGCTGCCGCTCACGGTGATCGAGTGGGAGGAATGGGGCAATCCGCTCGAAGACCCCGCGGTCTACGAGTACATGAAGTCCTACTCGCCGTACGAAAACGTCACCGCGCAGCACTATCCGCGCATCCTCGCGATCACCAGCCTGAACGACACCCGGGTGTTCTTCGTCGAGCCGGCGAAGTGGGTGGCGAAACTCCGGGCGACCGCGAGCGGGGACACCGACGTACTGCTCAAGACCGAGATGGACGCCGGGCACGGCGGTCGCAGCGGGCGGTACGACGCCTGGCGCGAGGTCGCCTTTTCGCTGTCGTGGGAGCTCGACACCCTCGGGCTGAGCTGA
- a CDS encoding alpha/beta hydrolase: MPDDPAFVLPTPDVARTTYEGLQLNLPDTTEPAPAVLLIHGVPYRAEGKPLPSAWQIYQGYAAQLAAHGSVAAVVDHSPDGLPDEDRSLIALSKAIAAVRAHPRVDASRVALWFFSGGSPLSVGFLQSPPDWLRCIALTYPVLGDSELVTIRGVHPIDAVTGARGLPLVMTLVGRELPDVALTQPPFIEAARAAGADLEVIEVPDGRHGFDVLDHTEESRQAVAAALSAVTRVVSRHV; encoded by the coding sequence ATGCCTGACGATCCTGCCTTCGTCCTGCCGACGCCCGACGTCGCCCGGACGACCTACGAGGGGCTGCAGCTCAACCTCCCTGACACCACGGAACCCGCGCCGGCTGTTCTGCTGATCCACGGAGTGCCCTACCGCGCCGAGGGCAAGCCGCTACCGAGTGCGTGGCAGATCTATCAGGGGTACGCCGCTCAACTCGCCGCCCACGGCTCCGTGGCGGCAGTCGTCGACCACAGTCCCGACGGCCTACCCGACGAGGACCGCTCCCTGATCGCACTGTCGAAGGCGATCGCGGCCGTCCGGGCGCACCCGCGCGTGGACGCGAGCCGCGTGGCCCTGTGGTTCTTCTCCGGCGGCTCGCCGCTGTCCGTCGGCTTCCTGCAGAGTCCTCCGGACTGGCTCAGATGCATCGCCCTGACCTACCCGGTCCTCGGCGACTCCGAACTCGTCACGATCCGCGGCGTCCACCCGATCGACGCTGTCACGGGTGCGCGCGGGCTCCCGCTCGTGATGACCTTGGTCGGTCGTGAACTGCCGGACGTGGCGCTCACCCAGCCGCCGTTCATCGAAGCTGCCCGGGCGGCTGGCGCCGACCTCGAGGTGATCGAAGTACCGGATGGCCGGCACGGATTCGACGTACTCGACCACACCGAAGAGTCGCGGCAGGCAGTGGCGGCCGCGCTGTCCGCGGTGACGCGGGTAGTCTCGCGGCATGTCTGA